One Nocardia farcinica genomic region harbors:
- a CDS encoding sensor histidine kinase, producing the protein MRRFSLWLRGKPLVADSMMAFALLLLDLTGIGDADQKAVYLVLSGLLPLPVAFRRRYPRSVAALMLVLGITTSVVGHLLDDPVAHPALLALGIMLYTLVAYVGRREGLILLLGLTVDSLVALALLGQPVPTTLPFVAVYYALCWTLAEFNGARHAYDAEVAARLAVADDEMRRRTHEAVARERTRIARELHDVIAHAVSVIIVQADGARYALRRDPDAAEQALGVIAGTGREALRELRRTVALLRTEHAPDQLPQHGSAGIAKVVEMMRGTGLAVDLELTGDIDAIAPEVSLGIHRIVQESLTNTLRHAGAHPKAWVRVHRRDHDILVEVVDSGGVPVHGPDPDPAAAIRGSGLGLLGMRERVAVLGGTLEAGREPDGSWRVCATIPLELDE; encoded by the coding sequence GTGCGACGGTTCAGTCTGTGGCTGCGCGGCAAGCCACTCGTAGCGGATTCGATGATGGCCTTCGCCCTGCTGCTGCTCGACCTCACCGGGATCGGCGACGCCGACCAGAAGGCCGTCTACCTGGTGCTGTCGGGCCTGCTGCCGCTGCCGGTGGCGTTCCGGCGGCGCTACCCGCGGTCCGTGGCCGCGCTCATGCTGGTCCTGGGGATCACCACCTCGGTCGTCGGCCACCTGCTCGACGATCCCGTGGCGCATCCGGCGCTGCTGGCGCTGGGCATCATGCTCTACACCCTGGTCGCCTACGTCGGCCGGCGCGAGGGCCTGATCCTGTTGCTCGGCCTGACGGTGGACTCGCTGGTGGCCCTGGCGCTGCTGGGGCAGCCGGTCCCGACGACGTTGCCGTTCGTCGCGGTCTACTACGCCCTGTGCTGGACCCTGGCCGAGTTCAACGGCGCCCGGCACGCCTACGACGCCGAGGTCGCGGCCCGGCTGGCCGTCGCCGACGACGAGATGCGCAGGCGCACCCACGAGGCGGTCGCCCGCGAGCGCACCCGCATCGCGCGCGAACTGCACGATGTGATCGCGCACGCGGTATCGGTGATCATCGTCCAGGCCGACGGCGCGCGCTACGCGTTGCGCCGCGACCCCGACGCCGCCGAACAGGCGCTCGGCGTGATCGCGGGCACCGGCCGCGAGGCACTGCGCGAGCTGCGCCGCACCGTCGCGCTGCTGCGCACCGAGCACGCCCCCGACCAGCTGCCGCAACACGGCAGCGCCGGCATCGCGAAGGTCGTGGAGATGATGCGCGGTACCGGCCTGGCCGTGGACCTCGAGCTGACCGGCGACATCGACGCCATCGCCCCGGAGGTGAGCCTCGGCATCCACCGCATCGTGCAGGAGTCGCTGACCAACACCTTGCGCCACGCCGGTGCCCATCCCAAGGCGTGGGTGCGGGTGCACCGGCGCGACCACGACATCCTCGTCGAGGTCGTCGACTCCGGCGGAGTGCCGGTGCACGGCCCTGACCCCGATCCCGCGGCCGCGATCCGGGGCAGCGGCCTTGGCCTGCTCGGCATGCGCGAGCGCGTGGCCGTGCTCGGTGGCACGCTCGAGGCCGGGCGCGAACCGGACGGCAGCTGGCGGGTGTGCGCGACGATTCCGCTCGAGCTCGACGAATGA
- a CDS encoding response regulator — MPITVLVVDDQELMRMGLKMVLGAHPDIEVIGEAENGAVAVSRARELRPDVVLMDVRMPVVDGVTATTRILESGDGCKVLVMTTFDLDEHALGALRAGASGFLLKDTPPEDLVSAVRSVAAGDAVVSPKVTKRLLDRLIADDPAGMRDAAVLDVLTAREREVLEQIAAGRSNAEIAAELFLSEATVKTHVGRVLTKLGLRDRVQAVVLAYETGLVRPGG, encoded by the coding sequence GTGCCGATCACCGTACTAGTCGTCGACGACCAGGAATTGATGCGCATGGGCCTGAAGATGGTGCTCGGCGCGCACCCCGACATCGAGGTGATCGGGGAGGCCGAGAACGGCGCCGTCGCGGTCTCCCGCGCCAGGGAGTTGCGCCCCGACGTGGTGCTGATGGACGTGCGCATGCCCGTGGTCGACGGTGTCACCGCCACCACCCGCATCCTGGAATCCGGCGACGGCTGCAAGGTCCTGGTCATGACCACCTTCGACCTCGACGAACACGCGCTCGGCGCGCTGCGCGCGGGCGCGAGCGGCTTCCTGCTCAAGGACACCCCGCCCGAGGATCTGGTCTCGGCGGTGCGCAGCGTCGCCGCCGGTGACGCGGTGGTCTCGCCGAAGGTCACCAAGCGGCTGCTCGACCGGCTCATCGCCGACGATCCGGCGGGTATGCGCGACGCCGCGGTGCTGGACGTGCTCACCGCCCGCGAGCGGGAGGTGCTCGAGCAGATCGCCGCCGGTCGCTCGAACGCCGAGATCGCCGCGGAGCTGTTCCTGTCCGAGGCCACGGTGAAGACCCACGTCGGGCGGGTGCTGACCAAGCTCGGGCTGCGCGACCGGGTGCAGGCGGTGGTGCTGGCCTACGAAACCGGGTTGGTGCGGCCGGGCGGCTGA
- a CDS encoding FxsA family protein — MPALLFVLYVIVEVAALVAVGQWIGVLPTVLLLIAGSAAGMVLVGAQGRRVFDQFRRVGRGEVTPGTAVADGVLVALGGVLMFVPGLVTSVLGLLLLLPLTRGLVRPAVTALAARRVGRLVRTARYDGVVVDADGVVDGVVVQQWYHDGRGTRRAIDPS, encoded by the coding sequence ATGCCCGCCCTGTTGTTCGTGCTGTACGTGATCGTCGAGGTCGCCGCGCTGGTCGCGGTCGGCCAGTGGATCGGTGTGCTGCCGACGGTGTTGCTGCTGATCGCGGGGTCGGCGGCGGGCATGGTGCTCGTCGGCGCGCAGGGCAGGCGGGTGTTCGATCAGTTCCGGCGCGTCGGCCGGGGCGAGGTCACACCGGGCACCGCGGTCGCCGACGGCGTGCTCGTCGCCCTCGGCGGTGTGCTGATGTTCGTGCCGGGCCTGGTGACCTCGGTGCTCGGCCTGCTCCTGCTGCTGCCGCTCACCCGCGGGCTGGTGCGCCCGGCGGTGACCGCGCTGGCCGCGCGCCGCGTCGGCCGCCTGGTGCGCACCGCCCGCTACGACGGCGTGGTGGTCGACGCCGACGGCGTGGTCGACGGTGTCGTGGTGCAGCAGTGGTACCACGACGGCCGGGGCACCCGCCGCGCCATCGACCCCTCCTGA
- a CDS encoding DUF4132 domain-containing protein — protein sequence MNEDVRRLEIAMIERRTWSDREHRSVCRTDSRLCDPSRRLVWLGYDEESTPRVSFRLDAGGAPVDSAGRRIGLDVARVAVAHPLHLAHELPRWAARFAEERVRQPFPQLAREVHRLTERERRSTALERFAHRMVPAHALSRLLRSGWRLGRPVDGVHDHLYRPVGGDLWVLLHLDDGLDADDPWTGSERVVEAVELSGKPAAPWWSRCGDTAFGVLDPVTASEVVRELTHALD from the coding sequence ATGAACGAAGATGTTCGACGCCTCGAGATCGCCATGATCGAGCGGCGTACCTGGTCCGACCGGGAACACCGTTCGGTGTGCCGGACGGACTCCCGCCTGTGCGACCCGTCCCGCCGGCTGGTGTGGCTGGGGTACGACGAGGAGTCGACCCCGCGGGTGTCCTTCCGGCTCGACGCCGGGGGCGCGCCGGTCGACAGCGCGGGCCGGCGCATCGGCCTCGACGTCGCCCGGGTGGCCGTCGCCCACCCGCTGCACCTGGCGCACGAGCTGCCGCGCTGGGCGGCGCGGTTCGCCGAAGAACGCGTGCGCCAGCCCTTTCCGCAACTGGCGCGGGAGGTGCACCGGCTCACCGAACGCGAGCGCCGGTCCACCGCGCTCGAGCGGTTCGCGCACCGGATGGTGCCCGCGCACGCGCTGTCGCGGCTGCTGCGCTCCGGCTGGCGGCTGGGCAGGCCGGTCGACGGCGTGCACGACCACCTCTACCGGCCGGTCGGCGGCGACCTGTGGGTGCTGCTGCATCTGGACGACGGTCTCGACGCCGACGACCCGTGGACCGGGTCCGAACGGGTGGTCGAGGCGGTCGAGTTGTCCGGCAAGCCCGCGGCGCCGTGGTGGAGCCGCTGCGGGGACACCGCGTTCGGCGTCCTCGATCCGGTCACGGCCAGCGAGGTGGTGCGCGAACTCACCCACGCGCTCGACTGA
- a CDS encoding TSUP family transporter: MDFADWSALLAAAAAAGWVDAVVGGGGLIVLPTLFLVSPGIAPATALGTNKLAAVAGTTASVLTFARKVPIRWKLLLPAAVIAAVASGLGAAAVSLIDRDLFIPIVMVVLVGVAVFVTLRPTIGITMATDPPTRRKTILVVALAAGLIGAYDGLLGPGTGTFLIITFATLLGTEFVRAAAMAKVINCGSNVGALIFFGLTGHILVALGAAMAVANVAGAIAGSRMALRKGAEFVRIVLLVVVVVMVVRLGWQQFG; the protein is encoded by the coding sequence GTGGATTTCGCAGACTGGAGCGCCCTGCTGGCGGCCGCGGCCGCCGCGGGCTGGGTGGACGCGGTGGTCGGCGGCGGCGGCCTGATCGTGCTGCCCACGTTGTTCCTGGTGTCGCCCGGTATCGCGCCCGCCACCGCGCTGGGCACCAACAAGCTCGCCGCCGTCGCGGGCACCACCGCCTCGGTGCTCACCTTCGCCCGCAAGGTGCCGATCCGGTGGAAACTGCTGCTGCCCGCCGCGGTGATCGCCGCGGTGGCCTCGGGGCTCGGCGCGGCGGCGGTGTCGCTGATCGACCGCGACCTGTTCATCCCGATCGTCATGGTGGTGCTGGTCGGCGTCGCGGTGTTCGTCACGCTGCGGCCCACCATCGGCATCACGATGGCCACCGATCCGCCGACGCGGCGCAAGACGATCCTGGTGGTGGCCCTCGCCGCGGGCCTCATCGGGGCCTACGACGGCCTGCTCGGCCCCGGCACCGGGACGTTCCTCATCATCACCTTCGCCACCCTGCTCGGCACCGAGTTCGTGCGGGCCGCGGCGATGGCGAAGGTGATCAACTGCGGCTCCAACGTCGGCGCGCTGATCTTCTTCGGGCTCACCGGCCACATCCTGGTCGCGCTCGGCGCGGCGATGGCGGTGGCCAATGTGGCGGGCGCGATCGCGGGCTCGCGGATGGCGCTGCGCAAGGGCGCGGAGTTCGTGCGGATCGTGCTGCTGGTCGTGGTGGTGGTGATGGTCGTCCGGCTCGGCTGGCAGCAGTTCGGCTGA